A window of the Patescibacteria group bacterium genome harbors these coding sequences:
- a CDS encoding tyrosine-type recombinase/integrase, whose product MSTQLKNLLQEFLEYQEIEKGNSLKTVRNYKAYLRRFLKWAKVNQPQEITANLVKQYRLWLNRQNNQRGENLKKNTQNYHLIALRSFLKYLAKNNVECLNPDQIELAKTPQRKVEFLEGSDLENLLSAPLKIKISENDKTIQNDQLIQLRDKAILELLFSTGLRVSELSYLKKEDINLKKEEFTVVGKGNKLRVVFLSNQAKYYLKLYLEKRGDVEPWLFIRHDKAGKNESKNLTPRSIQRLVKKYAKIAGLTKKITTHTLRHSFATDLLINGADIRSVQSLLGHASITTTQIYTHITDQQLREVYKAFHNKQKKIK is encoded by the coding sequence ATGTCCACTCAACTCAAAAATTTATTGCAAGAATTTCTTGAATACCAAGAAATTGAAAAAGGTAACAGTTTAAAAACCGTACGTAATTATAAAGCTTATTTGCGCAGATTTTTGAAATGGGCTAAAGTAAATCAACCGCAAGAAATTACTGCCAATTTAGTTAAACAATATCGCCTATGGCTGAACAGACAAAATAATCAACGAGGAGAAAATTTAAAAAAAAATACTCAAAATTATCATTTAATTGCCTTACGTTCTTTTTTAAAATATTTAGCTAAAAATAATGTTGAATGTTTAAATCCTGATCAAATTGAATTAGCTAAAACCCCACAACGTAAAGTGGAGTTTTTAGAAGGGTCTGATTTGGAAAATTTACTTAGCGCCCCCTTAAAAATAAAAATCTCTGAAAACGACAAAACAATTCAAAATGATCAACTTATTCAACTTCGCGATAAAGCTATTCTAGAACTTTTATTTTCAACTGGCTTACGTGTTTCCGAATTAAGTTATTTAAAAAAAGAAGATATTAATTTGAAAAAAGAAGAATTTACAGTTGTCGGCAAGGGCAATAAACTCCGGGTAGTCTTTTTGTCTAACCAAGCTAAATATTATTTAAAATTATATTTAGAAAAAAGGGGCGACGTTGAACCATGGTTATTTATTCGACATGACAAAGCTGGTAAAAATGAATCTAAAAATCTAACTCCACGTTCAATCCAACGTTTAGTTAAAAAATATGCCAAAATTGCGGGTTTAACTAAAAAAATTACTACTCACACTTTACGCCATTCTTTTGCTACTGATTTGTTAATTAATGGTGCTGATATTCGCTCAGTTCAATCCCTACTTGGTCACGCCAGTATTACCACGACTCAAATTTATACGCATATTACTGATCAACAATTACGTGAGGTTTATAAGGCTTTTCATAATAAACAAAAAAAAATTAAATAA